Within Dysosmobacter sp. Marseille-Q4140, the genomic segment GCTCGTTCCTGCCGACAATACTTGGCTGGCGACGGCCCGGGAAAATAGGTAGCGCCAACACTGAGACACACTCTCATGAGTGTGTCTTTGTTTTTGTTTTGTAACCACTTTGTAGCCGTTTGAGGTGGCACATCTCCCCTTTTTTCGGGAAAATAAAAGGCGAAAGGAGGCGACTGGCCGTGGTGGACCCCAACAATAAGCAGCTCCGTCCGCCTATTCGCCGCAGCCAGCTGCGGCTGCGGCTGGGCAAGGCGTACTATGCGGGACTGCGGTATCTGCTGTGGTGCTCTCCAAAATTCCGCTGGGCCAAGGAGCAGCGGACAGAGCAGCTGCCTCAGGTCCAGTTTGCCCACGCCACGCCCCTGTACCGCCATCTGCGGGGGGAGGAGATGGTTCTCCAGGAGAACAAGGTGGTGAATCTGCGGCTGGCTGTGGCCCGGCTGAACGGGCTGGTGCTGGCGCCGGGGGAGACCTTCAGTTATTGGCGTCTGATCGGAAAGCCCACCCGCCGCAAGGGTTACAAGGAGGGGATGGTGCTGTTTTTGGGCCATGTGGGTAGCGATGTCGGCGGTGGATTATGTCAGCTTTCCAACCTGATCTTCTGGATGACGCTCCACACGCCCCTGACGGTGGTAGAGCGGTACCGCCACTCTCACGACGTGTTTCCCGACGCCAATCGTACCCAGCCCTTCGGAAGCGGCGCTACCTGCGCCTATCCCCACCGGGACCTGATGATCCGCAATGACACGGACCAGCCCTTCCAGCTGTGCCTGCGGGTGGGGGAGACCTGCCTGGAGGGGCAGTGGCGGGCACTGCGCCCCCCGGTCTGCCGGTATGAAATCGTAGAGCGGGACCACCGGATGGACCAGGCCGCCTGGGGCGGCTACGTCCGTCACAACGCCCTGTACCGGCGGCTGTGGGACCGCGACGGGCGGCTGGTGGAGGAGCAGTTCCTCTTTGCCAACGACGCCATCATGATGTACAGCCCTCTGCTGGAGGAAGCGGAGGGTTGTTA encodes:
- a CDS encoding VanW family protein — protein: MDPNNKQLRPPIRRSQLRLRLGKAYYAGLRYLLWCSPKFRWAKEQRTEQLPQVQFAHATPLYRHLRGEEMVLQENKVVNLRLAVARLNGLVLAPGETFSYWRLIGKPTRRKGYKEGMVLFLGHVGSDVGGGLCQLSNLIFWMTLHTPLTVVERYRHSHDVFPDANRTQPFGSGATCAYPHRDLMIRNDTDQPFQLCLRVGETCLEGQWRALRPPVCRYEIVERDHRMDQAAWGGYVRHNALYRRLWDRDGRLVEEQFLFANDAIMMYSPLLEEAEGC